The sequence CGGACGTACCGGAGGTGGCCTTGGCCGACGGGGAGTCGGTGGGGGCATCCGTGGCCGGCGCGGGCGAATCCGTGGCCGTGGGTGCATCGGTGGGGCCGGCCGTGGGCGACGCGGAATCCGTGGCCGTAGGCGAATCGGTGGGGCTGGCCGGCGCGGAGGAAGCCGTCGCCGCAGGCGAATCGGTGGGGTCGGCATGGGCGGCGGAAACGGGCCCCGCGAGCAGGGCCGCGACCGCCGCGGCTGACGCGAAGGCCTTGACGAGGCGCCTCACGTTCGTACTCGGTCTCACTTGGTGCTCTCAATCCTCGAGAGGGCGGGCCTGGTGGCGCCGCACAGCGAAGGACCGAGCGGTTCGGCTCGGTCCAGCGCGGGGAGACCGGGCACCGGCGGCGACGGGGACGGCGCCACCGAACACCCGGCGAGACCCCCTGCGCCGGACACGATCATGGGACGCCAGAGCCACCGGGAGCATGCGTGGTTCTACCCATTCCCTGGGAATTGGGCGGCGGATTCCCACGCGCACCCACAGCGAACGTCCCCTTCGATGGGCCCGTCTACTGGCCCTCGGCCGGAGCACCCTGCAAGGCGCCGGCCCGACGCAGGGTATCCCCGATCCGTTCGAGCGCGTCGTCGTCCTTCTTCACGGCCTCCAGCACCGGGCCCTCGGCCGTCCGCCAGCGGCGGGCCACGGCGTCGGCCGGCTCACCGGTGAGCAGCGCGGCGGCCTGGGCGGCGGCGCCGAGCGCGACCAGCTCCTGCGCGTCGGGCACCTGGACCGCCCGGCCGGAGAGCCGCAGCACGGTCTGCTGCCAGGCCCGCCCGCGCGCGCCGCCACCGATCAGCACCAACGGCTCGTCACCCGCCGGGTCCTCGCCCCCGGCGCGCAGCACGCCGTCCAGGGCGGTGAGCAGGGCGTGGGCGGCGCCGTCGTAGGCGGCCTGGAGCAGCTGCCCCGGGGTGGTGTCGTGGCGCAGCCCGTGGACCAGGCCTGAGGCGCCCGGGAGGTCCGGCGTGCGCTCGCCGTCCAGGTACGGCAGGACGACCACCGTGCCGCCGTCCTCGACCTCGTCCCGGTCGCGGCCGAGGAGGGTGGCGAAGCGGTCGACGGCGAGGGTGCAGTTGAGCGTGCAGGCCAGTGGCAGCCAGCCGCCGAGGGCGTCGGCGAAGCCGGCGACGGTGCCGCTCGGGTCGGCGGGCCGGTCCCGGCCAACGGCGTAGACGGTCCCGGAGGTGCCGAGGCTGAGCACCGGCTGACCGGGCATCAGGCCGAGTCCGAGGGCGGCGGCCATGTTGTCGCCGGTTCCGGTGGCCACCGGCGTTCCCTGGCGCAGCGGCAGCCCGGGGCGGACGACCCCGGCCCGCGCGCCCGGCGGGAGGACCTGCGGCAGCAGCACCGGGTCGAGGCCGATCCGAGCCAGGATGTCCTGGTCGTAGCCGTCCGGGCCCCACCAGCCGGTTCCCGACACGTCGCCGCGGTCGGTCACCGCCTCGCCGGTCAGGCGCTCGGTCAGAAAGTCGTGGGGAAGCCGGACGGCGGCGACCTGCTCGGCGGCGGCGGGTTCGTTGGCACGCAGCCAGGCCCACTTGGGGGCCGTGAAGGCGGCCGTCGGCATGCTGCCGGTGCGACGGGCCAGCTCCGCCGCACCGAATGCGGCCCGCAGCTCGGCGGCCTGGGGCGCGGAGCGGACGTCGTTCCAGAGCAGCGCGGGGCGGACCGGCCGGCCTGCCGCGTCGAGGGTGACCAGACCGTGCTGCTGGCCGGCGATCGAGACGGCGGCGGCGCGGTCCGCCCAGCCGGTCCCCGCCACGGCCTCGCCGAACGCCCGCCACCACTGCTCGGGGTCACTCTCGCGGCCGGCGCCTTCGCTGACCGTGTGCGCGGCGCGCCCCTGGCCCACGACGGCGCCGGTGTCGATGTCGACGGCGACGGCTTTGGTGGACTGCGTCGAGCTGTCGACGCCGATGACGACACGCTGCTCAGCCATGCTTTCCTCCGGTGGGGGTTCCTTCTGACGTCCAGGCATACTAATTTGTTCAGAGCCCTGACAAACACCCCCCGCACGGATCCGGAGCCGCTCCATGTCCCCCGACCCCCTCGTCCCCACCCCCGCGCACAAGTTCACCTTCGGCCTGTGGACCGTCGGCTGGCAGGGGCGCGACCCCTTCGGCGACGCCACCCGCCCCGCCCTCGACCCGGTCGAGACCGTCCAGCGCCTGGCCGAGCTCGGCGCCTACGGCGTCACCTTCCACGACGACGACCTGATCCCGTTCGGCGCCACCGACACCGTGCGTGAGCAGACGGTCAAGCGCTTCCGCAGCGCTCTGGACGCCGCCGGGCTGAAGGTGCCGATGGCGACCACCAACCTGTTCACCCACCCGGTCTTCAAGGACGGCGCCTTCACCGCCAACGACCGCGACGTGCGCCGCTACGCGCTGCGCAAGACGATCCGCAACATCGACCTGGCCGCCGAGCTC is a genomic window of Kitasatospora azatica KCTC 9699 containing:
- the xylB gene encoding xylulokinase, coding for MAEQRVVIGVDSSTQSTKAVAVDIDTGAVVGQGRAAHTVSEGAGRESDPEQWWRAFGEAVAGTGWADRAAAVSIAGQQHGLVTLDAAGRPVRPALLWNDVRSAPQAAELRAAFGAAELARRTGSMPTAAFTAPKWAWLRANEPAAAEQVAAVRLPHDFLTERLTGEAVTDRGDVSGTGWWGPDGYDQDILARIGLDPVLLPQVLPPGARAGVVRPGLPLRQGTPVATGTGDNMAAALGLGLMPGQPVLSLGTSGTVYAVGRDRPADPSGTVAGFADALGGWLPLACTLNCTLAVDRFATLLGRDRDEVEDGGTVVVLPYLDGERTPDLPGASGLVHGLRHDTTPGQLLQAAYDGAAHALLTALDGVLRAGGEDPAGDEPLVLIGGGARGRAWQQTVLRLSGRAVQVPDAQELVALGAAAQAAALLTGEPADAVARRWRTAEGPVLEAVKKDDDALERIGDTLRRAGALQGAPAEGQ